A single region of the Salvia miltiorrhiza cultivar Shanhuang (shh) chromosome 8, IMPLAD_Smil_shh, whole genome shotgun sequence genome encodes:
- the LOC130998256 gene encoding uncharacterized protein LOC130998256, with translation MQFVVNSSHHTRGYYLIDDIYPKWPIFVKSFAFPSDAKKQRFKVMQEAARKDVERAFGVLQLRWNIVKGSARLWKNEHMSSIMFACIILHNMIIEDEGADTIDWKVEAGGEGSSSGPHTEFNTGAPSDFAAYMAQSSNLKDSRLHARLCDDLVEHIWARFGPIKS, from the coding sequence ATGCAATTTGTCGTCAACAGCTCCCACCACACTCGAGGCTACTACCTCATCGATGACATCTACCCAAAGTGGCCGATATTCGTGAAAAGCTTTGCTTTTCCAAGCGACGCGAAGAAGCAGAGGTTCAAAGTGATGCAAGAAGCTGCAAGAAAGGATGTGGAACGAGCTTTTGGTGTTCTTCAACTTCGTTGGAATATTGTCAAAGGTTCGGCTCGTTTATGGAAGAATGAGCATATGAGCAGTATCATGTTTGCGTGCATcatattgcacaacatgatAATTGAGGATGAAGGGGCGGACACAATCGATTGGAAAGTCGAGGCTGGCGGTGAGGGATCAAGCAGCGGTCCTCATACAGAGTTCAACACTGGAGCACCGTCGGATTTTGCTGCCTATATGGCCCAAAGCTCAAACCTCAAGGACAGCCGTTTGCACGCTCGACTCTGCGACGATTTAGTCGAGCATATATGGGCACGCTTTGGTCCCATCAAGTCATAG
- the LOC130997328 gene encoding uncharacterized protein LOC130997328, with translation MGKLYVQMAPPADLNRNTEWFTYPGVWTTYILILFFSWLVVLSVTNCTPGMAWTIVNVCHFLVTYHFFHWKKGTPFGDDQGIYNSLTWWEQIDNGKQLTRNRKFLTVVPVVLYLIASHTTDYQYPMLLFNTVAVLVLVVAKFPNMHKVRIFGINGDM, from the exons ATGGGAAAACTCTACGTGCAGATGGCGCCACCGGCGGATCTGAACCGGAACACCGAGTGGTTCACCTATCCCGGTGTATGGACTACCTACATATTGATTCTCTTCTTCTCATGGCTTGTCGTTCTGTCCGTCACCAATTGCACCCCCGGCATGGCGTGGACGATCGTCAATGTCTGCCATTTCCTC GTAACTTACCACTTCTTCCACTGGAAAAAAGGAACTCCTTTTGGTGATGATCAGGGAATCTATAATAGCTTGACATGGTGGGAGCAGATTGACAATGGAAAGCAGCTCACTCGCAACAGAAAGTTCCTCACAGTTGTTCCAGTCGTTCT TTACTTGATAGCCTCACACACGACGGATTACCAATACCCAATGCTGCTCTTCAACACAGTGGCAGTGCTTGTGTTGGTTGTTGCCAAGTTCCCTAATATGCACAAGGTCCGAATCTTCGGAATCAATGGGGATATGTGA
- the LOC130997330 gene encoding dof zinc finger protein DOF4.6-like isoform X1 encodes MDSAQWTQEFGVARSMAEGGPNACSSKPSTERKVRPQKDQAINCPRCHSTNTKFCYYNNYSLTQPRYFCKTCRRYWTEGGTLRNVPVGGGSRKNKRSSSSSSIITPHKLPDLNPPFSSQNPNPKIHDQAGQDLNLGFQPDYTHFLDTSNANTSSSTTTTPLSPLNFFTNGGIAARGFFPLHDQNSAIFASAGFPFQECKPPQLSFPVAVGGSRTESSYNVPQENNANIGSLMFTLGAARRNSSDQDQDKGHENSNGFWNGMLGGASW; translated from the exons ATGGATAGTGCTCAATGGACGCAG GAATTCGGAGTTGCAAGATCCATGGCAGAAGGTGGTCCAAATGCATGCAGCAGCAAGCCATCAACAGAAAGGAAAGTGAGGCCACAGAAAGATCAAGCCATAAATTGCCCAAGATGCCACTCCACAAACACCAAATTCTGCTACTACAACAACTACAGCCTCACCCAGCCTAGATACTTCTGCAAGACCTGCCGCCGCTACTGGACCGAGGGCGGAACCCTAAGGAATGTTCCCGTCGGCGGCGGTTCTCGCAAGAACAAGagatcttcctcctcctcctcaatCATCACCCCTCACAAGCTCCCTGATCTCAACCCTCCATTCTCATCtcaaaaccctaaccctaaaatCCATGACCAAGCCGGCCAGGATCTCAATCTAGGGTTCCAACCTGATTACACCCACTTCCTCGACACCAGCAATGCAAACACTTCCTCTTCCACAACCACTACTCCTCTCTCACCCCTAAATTTCTTCACCAACGGCGGCATTGCAGCCAGGGGCTTCTTTCCTCTTCACGATCAAAACAGTGCCATCTTCGCATCAGCTGGTTTCCCGTTCCAAGAATGCAAGCCGCCGCAGCTGTCGTTCCCCGTCGCCGTCGGTGGGAGCCGAACGGAGAGCTCGTACAACGTGCCTCAAGAGAATAACGCTAATATTGGAAGCCTCATGTTTACGTTGGGTGCAGCCAGACGAAACTCCAGCGATCAAGATCAAGATAAGGGCCACGAGAATTCCAATGGATTCTGGAATGGAATGTTAGGTGGAGCTTCTTGGTGA
- the LOC130997330 gene encoding dof zinc finger protein DOF3.7-like isoform X2 has product MAEGGPNACSSKPSTERKVRPQKDQAINCPRCHSTNTKFCYYNNYSLTQPRYFCKTCRRYWTEGGTLRNVPVGGGSRKNKRSSSSSSIITPHKLPDLNPPFSSQNPNPKIHDQAGQDLNLGFQPDYTHFLDTSNANTSSSTTTTPLSPLNFFTNGGIAARGFFPLHDQNSAIFASAGFPFQECKPPQLSFPVAVGGSRTESSYNVPQENNANIGSLMFTLGAARRNSSDQDQDKGHENSNGFWNGMLGGASW; this is encoded by the coding sequence ATGGCAGAAGGTGGTCCAAATGCATGCAGCAGCAAGCCATCAACAGAAAGGAAAGTGAGGCCACAGAAAGATCAAGCCATAAATTGCCCAAGATGCCACTCCACAAACACCAAATTCTGCTACTACAACAACTACAGCCTCACCCAGCCTAGATACTTCTGCAAGACCTGCCGCCGCTACTGGACCGAGGGCGGAACCCTAAGGAATGTTCCCGTCGGCGGCGGTTCTCGCAAGAACAAGagatcttcctcctcctcctcaatCATCACCCCTCACAAGCTCCCTGATCTCAACCCTCCATTCTCATCtcaaaaccctaaccctaaaatCCATGACCAAGCCGGCCAGGATCTCAATCTAGGGTTCCAACCTGATTACACCCACTTCCTCGACACCAGCAATGCAAACACTTCCTCTTCCACAACCACTACTCCTCTCTCACCCCTAAATTTCTTCACCAACGGCGGCATTGCAGCCAGGGGCTTCTTTCCTCTTCACGATCAAAACAGTGCCATCTTCGCATCAGCTGGTTTCCCGTTCCAAGAATGCAAGCCGCCGCAGCTGTCGTTCCCCGTCGCCGTCGGTGGGAGCCGAACGGAGAGCTCGTACAACGTGCCTCAAGAGAATAACGCTAATATTGGAAGCCTCATGTTTACGTTGGGTGCAGCCAGACGAAACTCCAGCGATCAAGATCAAGATAAGGGCCACGAGAATTCCAATGGATTCTGGAATGGAATGTTAGGTGGAGCTTCTTGGTGA